TTTACGTCTACGACCTTACGTCCTGACAGGACACTTGTAATTGCATTTTTTGCCTGCTCGTCTATCTCTTCCCATGCCTCAGGGACGATCGGCGCCAGTGATCTCTTCAGAATATCCATATTAATATCCCCCTTGTCCGTAACTTTAAATTTTGCCTATTCCAAGGTCTTTGCCGTCCGGTTCTGCGGCGGCAGCTGCTTCGTGTTTTCCAAGCGGTTCGGTTGTAAAAAGGTAATCATGAAGTTCCTTGTCCCAGTTCTCCATGTTACGGCGGATCCATTCAATAAGCATCGACGCGTGTTCTTTCTCTTCGTCTCTGTTGTGCGCCATGATGCGCTTAAGTTCTTCGTCTGTTGTGACCGCAACTCTCTGGTTGTACCAGTCAACTGCTTCGAGCTCTTCTCGAAGGC
This window of the Synergistaceae bacterium genome carries:
- a CDS encoding ferritin-like domain-containing protein; translated protein: MAYTEPYDKMDTKTIDISKAITSLREELEAVDWYNQRVAVTTDEELKRIMAHNRDEEKEHASMLIEWIRRNMENWDKELHDYLFTTEPLGKHEAAAAAEPDGKDLGIGKI